The Catenuloplanes niger genome includes a window with the following:
- a CDS encoding TetR/AcrR family transcriptional regulator has product MPRLVDHGERRAELLAAAWRVVRARGVEGTTTRAIADEAGCSLSVLAHFLGGKDDILVAAQAAMYERIVARAFRLGGDLAGLAALRAALEAALPFDDERAADAHVNVAFAGAALSHPRLAASRRESHLGIRELLRVCMREARERGELRAGVDDDAVIDDFIILVEGSALLSLVDGWAEEGRSERLTRIAATFVDRLRRTTGPAAPGIE; this is encoded by the coding sequence GTGCCGAGGCTGGTCGATCATGGGGAGCGGCGGGCGGAACTGCTGGCCGCGGCCTGGCGGGTGGTCCGGGCGCGCGGCGTGGAGGGCACCACGACCCGGGCGATCGCGGACGAGGCCGGCTGCTCGCTGAGCGTGCTGGCGCACTTCCTCGGCGGCAAGGACGACATCCTGGTGGCGGCGCAGGCCGCGATGTACGAGCGGATCGTGGCGCGCGCGTTCCGGCTGGGCGGCGACCTGGCCGGGCTGGCCGCGCTGCGGGCGGCGCTGGAGGCGGCGCTGCCGTTCGACGACGAGCGGGCGGCGGACGCGCACGTGAACGTGGCGTTCGCCGGGGCGGCGCTGTCCCATCCGCGGCTGGCGGCGTCGCGGCGCGAGTCGCACCTGGGGATCCGGGAGCTGCTGCGGGTCTGCATGCGCGAGGCGCGGGAGCGGGGCGAGCTGCGGGCCGGCGTGGACGACGACGCGGTGATCGACGACTTCATCATCCTGGTCGAGGGCAGCGCGCTGCTGAGCCTGGTGGACGGGTGGGCGGAGGAGGGGCGGTCCGAGCGACTGACCCGGATCGCGGCCACGTTCGTCGACCGGTTGCGCCGGACCACGGGCCCGGCCGCACCGGGTATTGAGTGA
- a CDS encoding GH1 family beta-glucosidase, with the protein MTFPLFPPGFRFGMATSAYQVEGAFDRDGKGPGIWDTFTARPGTVRNGDDGRVAIDHYHRYAEDVAHIAAAGTHDYRFSFSWPRVLPTGTGPVNKPGLDFYDRLVDELLSHGVRPVPTIYHWDLPQALEDAGGWLSRDTAYALADFAAVLADRLGDRVHDWITLNEMSVQTLYGYALTSHAPGRGLGFDALPVAHHQLLAHGLAVRALRAAGAATVGVAAQHFPVEPASAAADDVAAAELFATLTNWLFADPVLRGGYPPGLGDRLPVRDGDLETIAAPLDFYGVNYYEPTRIEAPRPDRDYRGVLEVDVPAGMPFAPVPVPAAERTDFGWAIVPSGLTTILTTLRDRYPSLPPLVVTENGASFREPVADGRRVAFLDAHLRAVRDAMAAGADVRGYYVWSALDNFEWAAGFEERFGLIHVDPATLARTRKDSWHWFRDLIAAQPRS; encoded by the coding sequence ATGACGTTCCCGCTGTTCCCGCCCGGGTTCCGGTTCGGCATGGCCACCTCCGCGTACCAGGTGGAGGGCGCCTTCGACCGGGACGGCAAGGGCCCGGGCATCTGGGACACGTTCACGGCGCGGCCCGGCACGGTCCGCAACGGCGACGACGGGCGGGTCGCGATCGACCACTACCACCGGTACGCGGAGGACGTCGCGCACATCGCCGCGGCCGGCACGCACGACTACCGGTTCTCGTTCTCCTGGCCGCGCGTGCTGCCCACCGGGACCGGCCCGGTCAACAAGCCCGGCCTGGACTTCTACGACCGGCTCGTGGACGAGCTGCTGTCGCACGGCGTCCGCCCGGTCCCGACGATCTACCACTGGGACCTGCCGCAGGCGCTGGAGGACGCGGGCGGCTGGCTGTCCCGGGACACCGCGTACGCGCTCGCCGACTTCGCCGCGGTCCTGGCCGACCGGCTCGGCGACCGGGTGCACGACTGGATCACGCTGAACGAGATGAGCGTGCAGACGCTCTACGGGTACGCGCTGACCTCGCACGCGCCCGGCCGGGGCCTCGGCTTCGACGCGCTGCCGGTGGCGCACCACCAGCTGCTCGCGCACGGGCTGGCGGTGCGGGCGCTGCGCGCGGCCGGCGCGGCCACGGTCGGCGTGGCCGCGCAGCACTTCCCGGTCGAGCCCGCCTCGGCCGCCGCGGACGACGTCGCGGCCGCGGAGCTGTTCGCCACGCTGACGAACTGGCTGTTCGCCGACCCGGTCCTGCGCGGCGGCTATCCGCCCGGGCTCGGCGATCGGCTGCCGGTGCGGGACGGCGACCTGGAGACCATCGCGGCGCCGCTGGACTTCTACGGCGTCAACTACTACGAGCCGACCCGGATCGAGGCGCCGCGCCCGGACCGGGACTACCGCGGCGTGCTGGAGGTGGACGTCCCGGCGGGGATGCCGTTCGCGCCGGTGCCGGTGCCGGCCGCGGAACGGACCGACTTCGGCTGGGCGATCGTGCCGTCCGGGCTGACCACGATCCTGACCACGCTGCGGGACCGCTATCCGTCGCTGCCGCCGCTGGTGGTGACGGAGAACGGCGCGTCGTTCCGCGAGCCGGTCGCGGACGGCCGGCGGGTGGCGTTCCTCGACGCGCACCTGCGCGCCGTGCGCGACGCGATGGCGGCCGGGGCCGACGTGCGCGGCTACTACGTGTGGTCCGCGCTGGACAACTTCGAGTGGGCGGCCGGATTCGAGGAACGGTTCGGCCTGATCCACGTCGACCCGGCCACGCTGGCCCGGACGCGGAAGGACTCCTGGCACTGGTTCCGTGACCTGATCGCCGCCCAGCCCCGGTCCTGA